A window of Cryptomeria japonica chromosome 3, Sugi_1.0, whole genome shotgun sequence contains these coding sequences:
- the LOC131050201 gene encoding molybdopterin synthase sulfur carrier subunit, producing the protein MDREMKESDIETKELDKCTQEQKKNMKVKVLFFARARDLAGVSDKVLDIEEGSTTLDCVNKLILQVPSLKAIYDCMAVALNEMYTSDSTIVKDGDELALIPPISGG; encoded by the coding sequence ATGGATAGGGAAATGAAAGAAAGTGATATAGAAACCAAGGAACTAGACAAATGCACTCAGGAACAGAAGAAAAACATGAAAGTGAAAGTGCTATTCTTTGCCAGGGCCCGTGATCTTGCTGGTGTATCTGATAAGGTTTTGGATATAGAAGAAGGTTCAACTACTTTGGACTGTGTTAATAAGCTTATACTGCAAGTACCAAGTTTAAAAGCAATATATGACTGCATGGCGGTGGCTTTAAATGAAATGTACACTTCTGATTCTACTATTGTGAAAGATGGAGATGAACTTGCGCTTATCCCTCCAATCAGTGGAGGTTGA